A genomic segment from Tachysurus fulvidraco isolate hzauxx_2018 chromosome 21, HZAU_PFXX_2.0, whole genome shotgun sequence encodes:
- the cnot8 gene encoding CCR4-NOT transcription complex subunit 8, translating to MPAALADTSQIICEVWASNVDEEMRKIRQIIQNYNYIAMDTEFPGVVVRPIGEFRSTVDYQYQLLRCNVDLLKIIQLGLTFMNEDGDYPPGTTTWQFNFKFNLTEDMYSQDSIDLLQNSGLQFKKHEEEGIDTLYFAELLMTSGLVLCENVRWLSFHSGYDFGYLVKLLTDARLPEEEHEFFQILNLFFPAIYDVKYLMKSCKNLKGGLQEVADQLELKRIGRQHQAGSDSLLTGMAFFRMKELFFEDNIDDAKYCGRLYGLGSGSSQTQNGISNSSQDEANNKH from the exons ATGCCAGCTGCACTTGCAGATACGAGTCAGATCATCTGCGAGGTCTGGGCCAGCAACGTGGATGAGGAGATGAGGAAAATCCGCCAGATCATTCAGAATTACAACTACATCGCCATG GACACGGAGTTCCCCGGCGTGGTCGTTCGACCCATCGGAGAGTTCCGCAGCACGGTTGATTATCAGTATCAGCTGCTGCGCTGCAATGTGGATCTGCTGAAAATCATTCAGCTTGGTCTGACCTTCATGAACGAAGATGGCGACTATCCCCCCGGGACCACCACCTGGCAGTTCaactttaaattcaatttaac agaAGATATGTACTCACAGGACTCCATAGACCTTCTGCAGAACTCAGGCCTTCAGTTTAAGAAGCACGAGGAGGAAGGGATCGACACGCTGTACTTTGCAGAGCTCCTCATGACCTCGGGTTTGGTGCTGTGTGAAAACGTGCGGTGGCTCTCCTTCCATAG CGGATACGACTTCGGCTACCTGGTGAAGCTCCTCACGGACGCTCGCCTCCCAGAGGAGGAACACGAATTCTTTCAGATCCTGAACCTCTTCTTTCCTGCCATCTATGATGTGAAGTATCTCATGAAGAGCTGCAAAAACCTGAAG ggtggaCTTCAGGAAGTTGCAGATCAGTTGGAGTTGAAGCGGATTGGCAGACAGCATCAGGCCGGTTCAGACTCTCTGCTGACTGGAATGGCTTTCTTCAGGATGAAAGAG TTATTTTTCGAGGACAACATCGACGACGCCAAGTACTGCGGCCGGCTCTACGGCTTGGGCTCGGGCTCTTCTCAGACTCAGAACGGCATCTCCAACTCGTCACAGGATGAAGCCAACAACAAGCACTGA